The following are encoded in a window of Persephonella sp. genomic DNA:
- a CDS encoding DUF5335 domain-containing protein, giving the protein MTVRKLEKSEWESFFNEFDKKYREGQLPAKEVQIEIVNEEIGDQVETWWQPLIGLAYDPKKNDFEVVAERHDHLIHNPVEIYVDEDVDGSIKTVEVIQEDGTKHIIKLKTPEALPEK; this is encoded by the coding sequence ATGACAGTTAGGAAGCTTGAAAAATCAGAGTGGGAAAGCTTTTTCAATGAGTTTGACAAAAAATACAGGGAGGGACAGCTACCGGCTAAAGAGGTTCAGATAGAAATTGTTAATGAAGAGATAGGGGATCAAGTTGAAACATGGTGGCAGCCTTTGATAGGTCTTGCTTATGATCCGAAAAAAAATGACTTTGAAGTGGTTGCTGAAAGACATGATCATTTAATACATAACCCTGTTGAGATATATGTTGATGAAGATGTGGACGGAAGTATAAAGACTGTTGAGGTTATTCAGGAAGATGGCACAAAACATATCATCAAATTAAAAACACCAGAAGCACTTCCAGAAAAATAA
- the mutL gene encoding DNA mismatch repair endonuclease MutL: MRIKRLPEGVINKIAAGEVIDRPSGVLKELIENSLDAKADRIQVKIEKGGKKLIEVKDNGSGIHPDDILEAVKRHSTSKINDIDDLYSIDSYGFRGEALSSISSVSKFSIISRQKDFPLGKELFIEGGVFRYLSDTGAPVGTVVRVRDIFFNVPARKRFLKSEKTELKHLTDVFLRYAICRSDVGFLLQVDDRVLYNLLPSTMEERLKNIFPKAENFMFFEGENSAGKTYGYVFSDIKTKGFIYVNGRPVKNSLLSRIIRSKIGENFFAVFIELPPYFVDHNIHPAKIDVRFRKEKPVYDLVKSALDNISKPKLYLSVSQPKAKYNPEFKILGQIENTFLVVYYDGDVYFIDQHVASERINYELLLRKYRAGNMPSEKRSLKLDLTTDQIEKLKKLKENLEKLGIVIRKEKDQFYIKQIPSFSKSRDIKKVIYKILESEYPEVEIEGFLGELACDISIEAGDILSDEEAKSLLKVWIETDNPNLCPHGRPIYYKIPVEKIRKKVGRK; encoded by the coding sequence ATGAGGATAAAAAGGCTACCAGAAGGTGTTATTAACAAGATTGCAGCAGGAGAAGTTATTGACAGACCATCTGGTGTTTTGAAAGAACTGATTGAGAACTCTCTTGATGCTAAGGCAGACAGAATTCAGGTAAAGATTGAAAAAGGTGGAAAAAAGTTGATAGAGGTTAAAGATAACGGATCAGGCATACACCCTGATGATATTTTAGAGGCTGTAAAAAGACATTCAACAAGCAAAATAAATGATATTGATGATCTTTACAGTATAGACAGCTATGGGTTTAGAGGAGAGGCACTGTCAAGTATATCTTCTGTTTCAAAGTTCAGCATAATATCAAGACAGAAGGACTTTCCACTTGGTAAAGAACTTTTTATTGAGGGTGGGGTTTTCAGATATCTTTCAGATACTGGGGCTCCTGTTGGAACTGTTGTAAGGGTAAGAGATATTTTCTTTAATGTTCCAGCAAGAAAGAGATTTTTAAAATCAGAGAAGACAGAACTTAAACATTTGACAGATGTTTTCTTAAGGTATGCTATTTGCCGTTCTGATGTAGGTTTTTTACTTCAGGTAGATGATAGAGTTTTATATAACCTTCTGCCTTCAACTATGGAGGAAAGGCTAAAGAATATTTTTCCTAAAGCTGAAAACTTTATGTTTTTTGAGGGTGAAAATAGTGCAGGGAAAACTTATGGATATGTATTCTCAGACATAAAAACTAAAGGTTTCATTTATGTAAATGGAAGACCAGTCAAAAACAGTTTGCTGAGCAGAATAATAAGATCAAAAATAGGAGAGAACTTTTTTGCTGTCTTTATTGAACTTCCACCTTATTTTGTGGATCACAACATTCACCCTGCAAAGATAGATGTTAGATTTAGAAAGGAAAAACCGGTTTATGACCTTGTTAAATCTGCACTTGACAATATCTCAAAACCAAAACTTTACCTTTCTGTTTCCCAGCCAAAAGCAAAATATAATCCTGAATTTAAAATCTTAGGGCAGATTGAAAATACATTTTTAGTAGTTTACTACGACGGAGATGTTTATTTCATAGATCAACATGTGGCAAGTGAGAGAATAAATTATGAGCTTCTTTTAAGAAAATACAGGGCAGGAAATATGCCTTCAGAAAAAAGAAGTCTAAAACTGGATCTGACAACAGATCAGATAGAGAAATTAAAAAAACTTAAAGAAAATTTAGAGAAATTAGGTATTGTAATCCGTAAAGAAAAAGATCAATTTTATATAAAACAGATACCATCTTTTTCAAAAAGTAGAGATATTAAAAAAGTAATTTATAAAATACTTGAAAGTGAGTATCCTGAAGTTGAGATAGAAGGTTTTTTAGGTGAGTTAGCATGTGATATTTCTATTGAGGCAGGAGATATTCTGTCAGATGAAGAAGCGAAAAGCCTGCTGAAAGTCTGGATAGAAACGGACAATCCTAATCTGTGTCCCCACGGAAGACCGATTTATTATAAAATTCCTGTAGAAAAGATAAGAAAAAAGGTAGGAAGAAAATGA